In Zingiber officinale cultivar Zhangliang chromosome 8B, Zo_v1.1, whole genome shotgun sequence, a single genomic region encodes these proteins:
- the LOC122016504 gene encoding protein ALP1-like: protein MGPVRGFRKRKRADKRVVETADASKGSGDWWDDFSCRITGHLSSKEPRKFESIFKISRKTFHYICSIVRDELMAKTSRLVFTDGKLLSIEDQVAVALRRLGSGESLLNIGVSFGLNHSTVAQVTWRFVEAMEERGIHHLRWPTSHEIETIKSKFEKLNGLPNCFGVIDITHIMMCLASMDTASKTWLDYEKNHSMVLQAVVDPGMKFRDIVTGWPGSLSELPVLRSSGFYQMCEKGTRLNGEKVKLPGCSEVQEYVVGDAGFPLLPWLLTPYQGKDLSHTQVEFNRRLSATGIVAQRAFARLKDKWRIIHGEMWRPDKHKLPRIILVCCLLHNIVIDMEDEVIDEIPLSHEHDASYNQRFCDVADDNGTALRDKLCEYFTGELPP, encoded by the exons ATGGGCCCCGTCAGAGGCTTcaggaagaggaagagagccgACAAGCGCGTCGTGGAGACGGCGGACGCGTCGAAGGGGAGTGGTGACTGGTGGGACGACTTCTCCTGCAGGATTACAG GGCACTTGTCTTCCAAAGAACCAAGAAAATTTGAATCAATTTTTAAGATTTCAAGGAAGACCTTCCACTACATATGTTCGATAGTCAGGGATGAGTTGATGGCCAAAACATCGCGCCTCGTATTTACAGATGGCAAACTCTTGTCTATTGAGGATCAAGTGGCTGTTGCTCTGCGAAGATTAGGCTCTGGTGAATCGCTATTGAATATTGGAGTGTCATTTGGGTTGAACCATTCAACTGTTGCTCAGGTTACTTGGCGGTTCGTGGAGGCTATGGAGGAGAGAGGCATTCACCACCTACGATGGCCGACCTCTCATGAGATAGAAACTATCAAATCCAAGTTTGAGAAACTAAATGGTCTGCCAAATTGTTTCGGTGTCATTGATATCACCCATATCATGATGTGCCTAGCTTCCATGGACACAGCAAGCAAAACATGGCTTGATTACGAGAAGAACCACAGTATGGTATTGCAGGCCGTTGTGGACCCAGGGATGAAGTTCCGAGACATAGTCACTGGTTGGCCGGGTAGCTTGAGTGAGTTGCCAGTTTTGCGCAGCTCAGGCTTCTACCAAATGTGCGAGAAAGGTACAAGGTTGAATGGAGAAAAAGTGAAGCTTCCTGGATGTTCAGAAGTGCAAGAATATGTCGTTGGAGATGCCGGCTTCCCCCTTCTTCCATGGCTTCTCACCCCCTATCAAGGGAAGGATCTTTCACACACCCAAGTAGAGTTCAACAGAAGACTTTCTGCAACTGGCATTGTGGCACAGAGAGCATTCGCAAGACTGAAAGATAAGTGGAGGATCATTCATGGGGAGATGTGGAGGCCGGATAAACACAAACTGCCGAGAATAATCCTTGTTTGCTGCTTGCTGCACAACATTGTCATAGACATGGAAGATGAAGTGATAGACGAGATACCATTGTCACATGAACATGACGCGAGTTACAACCAACGATTCTGTGACGTAGCAGATGATAATGGAACTGCTTTGCGAGACAAGTTGTGTGAGTATTTCACTGGTGAATTGCCACCATGA